DNA from Timaviella obliquedivisa GSE-PSE-MK23-08B:
AGCAACTCAATCGTAAAAATTTCATGTCTTTCCAAAAGCTTTGGTTGTCTCTTGTCATCGGCTTAGAAGTTATCTTAGTCGCTACGTATGCAGTTAGTGTTCATCTTAACGGAGGAAAACCATTCCCAGCGTTTGATGTAAATGGGTTAAGAACCATTCCCTCAATGTTGCAAGCGACACAGCTATTTTTATTGGGAGCATTGCCGCTGTGGCTGTGTGTGACTTATCAAAATCCGCAAGTGCCGCCTTCTCGATTATTATTGGCGATCGCTTCTCTCTTCTTTCTCTATGCTGCCTTTGATGAAACCTTCAAGCTCAACCAAATCTTTAAACAGCACCATTTGTGGCGACTTATTTACATTACTCTAGGTATCTCAATGCCCATTTTGTTCCGCCGTGACTTTGTGCGATTATGGCGAATGCATCCCAAAGCGTCAAAACTAATGATCATTGGCATCGTGGTTTTTGTGACGGGTGCATTTGGTCTAGAAGTTTTTCGAGCTTATGTGCAACAGCCTTACTGGTATCAGCTTTTTGGTAGATGGAAGTTTTATCAGGTTGATTCTATTCGGACGGCGATCGAAGAGTTTGGGGAGATGTGTGGAGAGAGTTTGATGTTGGCTGGAATGACCAGGATGGCGCAGAAGCGACTAGAAAAAATATCTTCCTAACATTGTCCTCAGCCCTTCATAGTTTCTACCGCCACCCAAGCCCGTAACACCTCTGCCACTGTCCAAGCCTGAGCAATGCAACCTCGTGGAACCATTGGCGCATCGCCATCGAAGATTTCGCTACCGCTGCCTAGTCCGCGTGCCCGCAAATGTTGCGCCATGGGTTCTAACCATTCTTGGGCAAGTGCCGGATTGTTATACACCCGCAAGTGCGCTGTTACAAACGAACCTAAAAGCCAACCCCATACTGTTCCCTGATGATAAGCGCCATCCCGTTGGTATCGATCGCCCTTGTAATATCCTTGGTAATCACGATGATCAGGCGAGAGCGATCGCACCCCGTAGGAAGTCACCAAACGCTGTCCACACACGTCTACCACTGCCCGCTGCTGTGCCACAGGCAACGGACTTTCGGATAATGAAACAGCAAAGATTTGGTTAGGGCGAAGGGCATCCTCATCACCGTTGGGCGTATCGATCACGTCGTAACAGTAGCCCGTTTCAGCGTTCCAGAAACGGTGGAATTTTGCTAAGGTGCGATCGGCGATCGCTTCGTATTCTTGATGGGGTTCACCGACTTGGCGAGCAAATTTCGCCATCGTTCGCAGCGCGTTGTACCAGAGCGCATTAATTTCAACGGGTTTGCCCATTCGAGGGGTCACCACCCAATCATCCGCTTTGGCATCCATCCAGGTTAGTTGTACGCCTACCTCACCTGCATACAGCAGACCATCAGACGGATCAAGATGAATGTTGTAGCGCGTCCCCCGGCAATGCCAATCAATAATGTCAGCTAGAACAGGAAACAGATCGCGGAGCAAACCTTCATCATCCGTAGCATTGTAATACTGACGAATTGCCTCAAAGTACCAGAGCGTTGCGTCAACAGTATTGTATTCCGGAGTTTCACCCCCATCAGGGAAGCGATTGGGCAGCATTCCCTGGCTAACGTATTGGGCAAACGTGCGAAGAATGGCACGCGCTACTTCTGGGCGACCTGTCGCTAATGTTAAGCCGGGTAAGCTAATCATCGTATCTCGTCCCCAGTCGCTAAACCAGTGATAGCCAGCAATGATAGTTTTTCCAGCAGATTCGTTAGGGGCAGATTCGTTAGGAGCAGATTGGGGAGGAGTAGAACGATTCACAATAAATTGGTCAGCCGCGAGAACCAGCTGATTAATCCAAGCAGGCGATTTTTTAGAGGTATTCGGACGATTGACATCCCAAAAACCAATTAATTTCTGCTCATAAACATGACGGGCTTTAAGAGCAGCTATTCCGTCCAGTTCAGGCTGAAATTCTGTGCTAGCAACAATTGTTAGGGAATCACCAGGGTTCAAAGTGGCTTCAAAAGTGGCGGCATGAAGATGGTCTTCCCGATCGCTCATTCCTCGATATCGTTCTACTGCCAGACTAAATCCATAGAACCACTCATGGGTAGGAGAAACGGTGGCGCGATCGCACAGCAAATAAAATGGGGTGGCATCTGCATCCGCAGTAATCCGAATTCCATGATTAACAGTAGCAATATCCATTACCCAGTCTTTTGCTTGCGTATCACCATGGTAATCTCGGTAATTTACTAATGCTTTAAGCGATATCTTCAGCGGTTGAGTTGCGCGCTTTAACTGATACCTAACATAAGTTGTATTTGTTCCCTGTTGCATCCATACACTTTTCACTAGCAGCGCATCACCGATCGCAAATTTCCAGGTTGGCACTGTTCCATCTAACTTAAAACTTTCAATATTCTGAAATCCTAAAGGATTAGCATCACCCGTTGCCCATTCGTTAAAATAAAGTGGATAAGAACGATCGTCATACTCCACTTCTTCATCTAATTTGGTT
Protein-coding regions in this window:
- a CDS encoding amylo-alpha-1,6-glucosidase, giving the protein MDIEFGREICGDRNSATSREWLVTNGIGGYASGTVGGALTRRYHGLLVAALNPPLGRTLLLTKLDEEVEYDDRSYPLYFNEWATGDANPLGFQNIESFKLDGTVPTWKFAIGDALLVKSVWMQQGTNTTYVRYQLKRATQPLKISLKALVNYRDYHGDTQAKDWVMDIATVNHGIRITADADATPFYLLCDRATVSPTHEWFYGFSLAVERYRGMSDREDHLHAATFEATLNPGDSLTIVASTEFQPELDGIAALKARHVYEQKLIGFWDVNRPNTSKKSPAWINQLVLAADQFIVNRSTPPQSAPNESAPNESAGKTIIAGYHWFSDWGRDTMISLPGLTLATGRPEVARAILRTFAQYVSQGMLPNRFPDGGETPEYNTVDATLWYFEAIRQYYNATDDEGLLRDLFPVLADIIDWHCRGTRYNIHLDPSDGLLYAGEVGVQLTWMDAKADDWVVTPRMGKPVEINALWYNALRTMAKFARQVGEPHQEYEAIADRTLAKFHRFWNAETGYCYDVIDTPNGDEDALRPNQIFAVSLSESPLPVAQQRAVVDVCGQRLVTSYGVRSLSPDHRDYQGYYKGDRYQRDGAYHQGTVWGWLLGSFVTAHLRVYNNPALAQEWLEPMAQHLRARGLGSGSEIFDGDAPMVPRGCIAQAWTVAEVLRAWVAVETMKG